Proteins encoded together in one Streptomyces sp. NBC_01216 window:
- the idi gene encoding isopentenyl-diphosphate Delta-isomerase: MPTTPATAAQSSPNGLPSNAASAKGAEAPIMLELVDEDGNTVGTAEKLAAHQAPGQLHRAFSVFLFDASGRLLLQRRALGKYHSPGVWSNTCCGHPYPGEAPFAAAARRTYEELGVSPSLLAEAGTVRYNHPDPASGLVEQEYNHLFVGMVQAEPSPDPEEIGETAFVTAGELAERHATAPFSAWFMTVLDAARPAVRELTGPAGGW, encoded by the coding sequence ATGCCGACCACACCAGCCACCGCGGCACAGAGCTCGCCGAACGGACTCCCGTCGAACGCGGCGTCCGCGAAGGGCGCCGAGGCGCCGATCATGCTGGAGCTGGTCGACGAGGACGGCAACACCGTCGGGACGGCGGAGAAGCTCGCCGCCCACCAGGCTCCGGGGCAGCTGCACCGGGCGTTCTCCGTCTTCCTCTTCGACGCGTCGGGGCGGCTGCTGCTCCAGCGCCGCGCCCTGGGCAAGTACCACTCCCCCGGGGTCTGGTCGAACACCTGCTGCGGACACCCCTACCCGGGCGAGGCGCCGTTCGCCGCCGCCGCCCGGCGCACCTACGAGGAGCTGGGCGTCTCGCCCTCGCTGCTCGCGGAGGCGGGCACGGTCCGCTACAACCACCCGGACCCGGCGTCGGGCCTGGTGGAGCAGGAGTACAACCACCTCTTCGTCGGCATGGTGCAGGCCGAGCCGAGCCCGGACCCCGAGGAGATCGGGGAGACCGCGTTCGTGACGGCCGGGGAGCTGGCCGAGCGCCACGCCACCGCACCCTTCTCCGCCTGGTTCATGACGGTCCTGGACGCGGCGCGCCCGGCGGTCAGGGAGCTGACAGGTCCGGCCGGGGGCTGGTGA